One Drosophila kikkawai strain 14028-0561.14 chromosome 3L, DkikHiC1v2, whole genome shotgun sequence genomic window carries:
- the D gene encoding SOX domain-containing protein dichaete translates to MATLSTHPNYGFHLGQAQGLDLPAPGDYAPQGQLQLSPGMDMDIKRVLHYSQSLAAMGGSPGGSNVGSNMGHHMSSGHMGSHHMHQAVSAQQTLSPNSSIGSAGSLGSQSSLGSNSGSGAGHQSSGMHSLATSPGQEGHIKRPMNAFMVWSRLQRRQIAKDNPKMHNSEISKRLGAEWKLLAESEKRPFIDEAKRLRALHMKEHPDYKYRPRRKPKNPLTAGPQGGLQMQGQQMMGQQKLGAGAGAGAAGYNPFHQLPPYFAPSHHLDQPYPVPYFGGFDPLALSKLHQSQAAAAAAVNNHNNSHSHKVLEAQGQAPPQLPPTSLSSFYSGIYSGISAPSLYAAHSANAAGLYTSSSTSSPGSSPGTITPNGMDGSMDSALRRPVPVLY, encoded by the coding sequence ATGGCCACTTTATCCACACACCCGAACTACGGCTTCCATTTGGGCCAGGCCCAAGGTCTGGATCTGCCCGCACCGGGCGACTACGCTCCCCAGGGCCAGCTGCAGCTGAGTCCCggcatggacatggacatcAAGCGCGTGCTGCACTACTCCCAGAGCCTCGCTGCCATGGGTGGATCGCCCGGCGGCAGCAACGTCGGATCTAACATGGGCCACCACATGTCATCCGGCCACATGGGCTCTCACCACATGCACCAAGCGGTGTCCGCCCAGCAGACCCTCTCCCCGAACAGCTCCATCGGCTCTGCCGGGAGTCTTGGCAGCCAGAGCAGCCTGGGCAGCAACTCCGGCTCCGGAGCCGGCCACCAGTCCTCGGGAATGCACAGCCTGGCCACCTCGCCCGGCCAGGAAGGGCACATCAAGCGTCCGATGAACGCGTTCATGGTTTGGTCCCGCCTGCAGCGTCGCCAGATCGCCAAGGACAATCCCAAGATGCACAACTCGGAGATCTCGAAGCGTCTGGGCGCCGAGTGGAAGCTGCTGGCTGAGTCCGAGAAACGGCCCTTCATCGACGAGGCCAAGCGCCTGAGGGCACTGCACATGAAGGAGCACCCAGACTACAAGTACCGCCCGCGTCGCAAGCCCAAGAACCCACTCACAGCCGGACCCCAGGGAGGCCTTCAGATGCAGGGACAGCAAATGATGGGCCAGCAGAAGCTGGGCgctggagcaggagccggCGCCGCGGGCTACAATCCGTTCCACCAGTTGCCGCCCTACTTTGCGCCCTCGCACCACCTGGACCAGCCGTACCCGGTGCCATATTTTGGCGGCTTCGATCCCTTGGCCCTGTCCAAGCTTCACCAGTcacaggcggcggcagcggcggcggtcAACAACCATAACAACAGTCACAGCCACAAGGTGCTGGAGGCCCAGGGTCAGGCTCCGCCCCAGCTACCGCCCACCTCGCTGAGCAGCTTCTACTCGGGCATCTACTCCGGAATCTCGGCGCCCTCCCTGTACGCCGCCCACTCCGCCAACGCCGCCGGACTGTACACATCCTCGTCGACGTCCTCCCCGGGATCCTCGCCCGGCACCATAACGCCCAACGGCATGGACGGCTCCATGGACAGCGCTCTAAGGAGACCGGTCCCGGTGCTCTATTAG